A single region of the Deefgea piscis genome encodes:
- a CDS encoding ferredoxin reductase family protein, which yields MYNKPLPLILFISTLLYCAASYLQNGIPVSYWQWRHELVLLTGVQLMSVMSAAMLLAVRPAWLENALSGLDKMYALHKQLGIAAGILLAAHWLIKLSPKLVMAMEWAAPRIRSGAKIKEPLVSLAKDVGEWAAWAILAMVILALLRAVPYRYWRKVHQLFAPLFLMGAFHGLILMPNEFWLTPVGGLMAIALFVGSLCALYSLFGQIGKRQQHQGQIQQIEQLAANQLEVTCQLNTWPGHTAGQFALVSFDPAEGAHPYTIASADRGNGQLRFIIKGLGDYTRTLAQQLHVGGPVQIEGPYGRFDGKASGVQGQAWIAGGIGVTPFLAWLESAQFQQQPIDFYYCVTQADHAARLDEIQAACAKKQIRLHLIESDLGQRLDIRQIPIEQLSDIWYCGPAGLGQMIQDYLSQHASAPRFHHEAFAMR from the coding sequence ATGTATAACAAGCCACTTCCGTTGATTTTATTCATCAGCACGCTGCTGTACTGCGCAGCCAGTTACTTACAAAACGGCATACCCGTAAGCTATTGGCAATGGCGGCACGAGCTGGTGCTGCTCACTGGTGTGCAGCTGATGTCGGTGATGTCCGCCGCAATGCTGTTGGCAGTACGCCCGGCGTGGCTAGAAAACGCCCTTAGTGGCCTCGATAAAATGTATGCGCTGCACAAGCAGCTAGGGATTGCGGCGGGGATTTTGCTGGCCGCGCACTGGTTGATTAAGTTGTCCCCCAAACTGGTAATGGCGATGGAATGGGCCGCACCACGCATTCGTAGTGGTGCCAAAATCAAAGAACCGCTAGTTTCTTTGGCGAAAGACGTTGGTGAATGGGCGGCATGGGCGATTTTGGCGATGGTGATTTTAGCGCTACTGCGCGCTGTGCCTTATCGCTATTGGCGCAAAGTACACCAGCTGTTTGCCCCGCTATTTTTAATGGGCGCATTTCATGGCCTGATTTTAATGCCGAACGAATTTTGGCTAACGCCGGTGGGTGGTTTAATGGCCATTGCTTTGTTCGTTGGCTCGCTGTGTGCGCTGTATTCGCTATTTGGGCAAATTGGCAAACGCCAACAACACCAAGGCCAGATCCAACAGATTGAACAACTGGCGGCCAATCAGTTAGAAGTGACTTGCCAGCTCAATACGTGGCCTGGGCATACTGCTGGGCAATTTGCACTGGTAAGTTTTGACCCCGCTGAGGGCGCTCATCCGTATACGATTGCCTCGGCCGATCGGGGGAATGGCCAGCTGCGCTTTATCATCAAAGGCTTGGGCGACTATACCCGTACACTCGCGCAGCAGCTGCATGTGGGTGGCCCAGTGCAAATCGAAGGCCCGTATGGCCGCTTTGATGGCAAGGCCAGCGGTGTACAAGGGCAAGCTTGGATTGCCGGTGGTATTGGCGTAACGCCTTTTTTAGCTTGGCTAGAAAGCGCTCAGTTTCAGCAGCAGCCGATTGATTTTTATTACTGTGTAACCCAAGCCGACCATGCGGCACGACTGGATGAAATCCAAGCCGCTTGCGCCAAAAAACAGATTCGCCTGCATTTAATCGAAAGCGATTTAGGGCAAAGACTGGATATTCGCCAAATCCCCATCGAGCAACTGAGTGATATTTGGTACTGCGGCCCAGCTGGCTTAGGACAAATGATTCAAGATTATTTAAGCCAGCACGCCAGCGCACCGCGCTTTCACCATGAAGCTTTTGCCATGCGCTAA
- a CDS encoding cation diffusion facilitator family transporter, translating into MPNPTSIDKQAAAKRSTWISVVVNVVLTAIQLVAGVFAHSQALIADAIHSLSDLIADFVVLFANHHSQKDADADHHYGHQRYENAASLVLGTLLLVVGAGMLWSALGKIQHPDSIAPVKSIALWVALAALLSKELLFRYMLAVAERVRSSMLVANAWHARSDAASSLVVALGIGGNMLGYHFLDPIAAMIVGLMVGKMGWRFAWDAMNDLMDRAVDEATISGIEQTLSETPDVLGIHALKTRKMGDLILVDVHVEVDRTMSVEQGHNIAVLARQRVLNQHSDVLNVMTHVDPADKK; encoded by the coding sequence ATGCCTAATCCAACTTCCATTGATAAACAAGCCGCCGCTAAACGCAGTACTTGGATTAGCGTGGTGGTGAATGTGGTGCTCACCGCCATCCAGTTGGTTGCTGGCGTTTTCGCACACTCGCAAGCCTTGATCGCCGATGCGATTCATTCGCTGTCGGACTTAATCGCCGATTTTGTGGTGCTATTTGCCAATCATCACAGCCAAAAAGACGCCGACGCCGACCATCATTACGGCCATCAACGCTATGAAAACGCCGCCTCGCTGGTGTTGGGTACATTGCTGTTAGTGGTGGGCGCGGGCATGTTGTGGTCGGCACTGGGCAAAATCCAGCACCCCGATTCTATTGCCCCAGTCAAAAGCATTGCGCTATGGGTGGCATTGGCCGCGCTATTGAGTAAAGAATTGCTATTTCGCTATATGCTCGCCGTCGCCGAGCGCGTTCGCTCTAGCATGTTAGTCGCCAACGCTTGGCATGCCCGCTCAGACGCGGCATCGTCTTTAGTCGTTGCGCTAGGCATTGGCGGGAATATGCTCGGTTACCACTTTCTTGACCCCATCGCCGCAATGATTGTTGGCCTAATGGTCGGCAAAATGGGCTGGCGCTTTGCATGGGATGCGATGAACGACCTGATGGATAGAGCCGTCGATGAAGCCACCATCAGCGGCATCGAGCAAACCCTGAGCGAAACGCCCGACGTACTGGGCATTCACGCGCTCAAAACCCGCAAAATGGGTGACTTAATCTTGGTCGACGTGCATGTTGAAGTCGATCGCACGATGAGCGTCGAGCAGGGCCACAACATCGCCGTCCTCGCCCGCCAGCGCGTTCTCAACCAACACAGCGACGTGCTCAACGTTATGACCCACGTTGACCCTGCCGATAAAAAATAA
- a CDS encoding cupin domain-containing protein: MRVTLLGLAGVFTAFTALAADDHSNVYKKDVAANVVFKTSTTANGQPIHYNHTDDPEATMLQVEIPAGKETGWHQHPVSGYAYILSGQLTVQLKDGSSSTFGPGQGFAEVISTAHNGKNLGTEPVKLVVVFTGTKSQPFTIKE; this comes from the coding sequence ATGCGTGTCACTTTACTGGGTCTGGCCGGGGTTTTCACGGCGTTCACGGCATTGGCTGCCGATGACCATAGCAACGTTTACAAAAAAGACGTGGCCGCCAACGTTGTATTTAAAACCAGCACCACCGCCAACGGCCAGCCGATTCATTACAACCACACTGATGATCCCGAAGCGACCATGCTGCAGGTTGAAATCCCCGCCGGCAAAGAAACCGGCTGGCATCAACACCCTGTTTCTGGCTACGCGTATATTTTATCTGGCCAGCTCACGGTGCAACTCAAAGACGGTAGCAGCAGCACCTTTGGCCCCGGCCAAGGCTTTGCCGAAGTGATAAGCACCGCGCACAATGGTAAAAACCTCGGCACCGAACCGGTTAAATTAGTCGTTGTTTTCACCGGCACCAAATCTCAACCCTTCACCATCAAAGAGTAA
- a CDS encoding sporulation protein, with product MFKKLFAAVGVGGATVDTVLDNASVYPGSTLNGYVLIRGGSVDQAIEYVDLVLMTEAEQKVGDSEVRVAQSIAKFRVANAFSATAGLERRLPFSLTLPLETPVNNAYALATPGYGYAPNVKAAVWIHTDLAIASAIDAKDRDFLDVQPLPQMQRLIAAMGNLGFAHVSSDVEIGTARIGQVASSIGCYQEFEFRPMQHGFSRIQEVEITCISRADGVYVLIEADRRFSRDSYSSMHMDQNWQNVDWEGRLRMMLS from the coding sequence ATGTTCAAGAAATTGTTTGCCGCCGTGGGTGTGGGCGGCGCGACGGTGGATACCGTACTCGACAACGCCAGTGTTTATCCCGGCAGTACGCTCAATGGTTATGTGTTGATTCGTGGCGGCAGCGTCGATCAGGCGATTGAATACGTCGACCTCGTGCTGATGACCGAAGCCGAACAAAAAGTCGGCGATAGCGAAGTGCGTGTAGCGCAAAGCATCGCTAAATTTCGCGTTGCCAACGCCTTTAGCGCCACCGCCGGTTTAGAACGTCGATTGCCTTTTTCTTTGACCTTACCGCTAGAAACGCCAGTCAATAACGCCTACGCCTTAGCCACACCGGGCTACGGCTATGCGCCCAATGTCAAAGCGGCGGTGTGGATTCATACCGACTTAGCCATTGCCTCGGCCATTGACGCCAAAGATCGCGATTTTCTCGATGTGCAGCCGCTGCCGCAAATGCAGCGCCTGATTGCCGCCATGGGCAATCTGGGCTTTGCCCACGTCAGCAGCGATGTTGAAATCGGCACTGCGCGCATCGGCCAAGTGGCTAGCTCAATTGGTTGCTACCAAGAATTTGAATTTCGCCCAATGCAGCATGGATTTTCGCGAATTCAAGAAGTTGAAATCACCTGCATTAGCCGCGCCGATGGCGTGTATGTGTTGATCGAAGCCGACCGCCGCTTTAGCCGCGACAGTTATTCGAGCATGCATATGGATCAGAACTGGCAAAACGTCGATTGGGAAGGTCGTTTACGGATGATGTTGAGCTAA
- a CDS encoding methyl-accepting chemotaxis protein — translation MLSHITTRTKLFILSGTLLLLMALQIGFALFELNQTGQNLDSLITDRQPKIEQQHGIIENTLQIGMLLREAVMDQNGPEIEGNIQKINELRADSSKRLEYLNEHTSSAESKQLLADISATRTPLGPLYEKLYVMLRANQDLEATALLRDEYDPAYKNFLAKVEAMMTSQKNKMQKTSKETQENFSYTRSLMIVSGLLATVLGLIAAIWIARSISHPLSNALREAERIAQGDLRANNDIAVTGSDEPSRLLLALQQMRASLHDMTKLIQQNAIEVGRAAQGLAESAKEVAHSAQNQSAATSGAAATLEELTVSIHHVADNAEDAAHQARTAGQTAKMGGTFVVTSSEQMTAVGEHVSQSATQMSDLERDVSEIGKMASMIRDVADQTNLLALNAAIEAARAGESGRGFAVVADEVRKLAERTTRSAHEISTMIGRIQQGSSSVNQYMADSVGSVQDATHSSASAALAMNEIEQNTNAVVSSISNISDSLKEQKLAGQDLAARMEKVSQMAEENGDTVLHLACTANQLSSLAEQLQSAVNRFRI, via the coding sequence ATGTTGTCGCATATCACTACCCGCACCAAGCTATTTATCCTTAGTGGCACTTTGTTATTACTCATGGCGCTGCAAATCGGCTTCGCCTTATTTGAGCTAAACCAAACCGGCCAGAATCTTGATTCGCTGATCACCGATCGGCAGCCCAAAATTGAACAACAGCACGGCATTATTGAAAACACATTACAGATTGGCATGCTGCTACGCGAAGCGGTGATGGACCAAAACGGCCCCGAAATTGAAGGCAATATCCAAAAAATCAACGAGCTGCGAGCAGATAGCTCCAAACGATTGGAATACCTGAACGAACACACCTCTAGCGCCGAAAGCAAGCAATTGCTCGCTGACATTAGCGCCACACGTACTCCACTCGGCCCATTGTACGAAAAACTGTATGTGATGCTGCGCGCCAATCAAGACCTTGAAGCCACCGCGCTGTTACGCGATGAATACGACCCAGCGTACAAAAACTTTCTCGCTAAAGTCGAAGCAATGATGACTTCGCAAAAAAATAAAATGCAAAAAACCAGCAAGGAGACGCAAGAAAACTTTAGCTACACCCGTAGCCTAATGATTGTGAGCGGCCTATTGGCTACTGTACTCGGCTTGATTGCCGCCATTTGGATTGCCCGTTCAATTAGCCACCCGCTCAGCAATGCACTGCGCGAAGCCGAGCGCATTGCCCAAGGCGATCTACGCGCCAATAACGACATCGCCGTGACTGGCAGCGATGAACCCAGCCGACTCTTGCTCGCCTTGCAACAAATGCGCGCCAGCCTGCACGACATGACCAAACTCATTCAGCAAAACGCCATCGAAGTCGGCCGTGCGGCACAAGGATTGGCAGAATCAGCCAAAGAAGTCGCCCATAGCGCGCAAAACCAATCCGCAGCCACCAGCGGCGCAGCCGCCACGCTAGAAGAACTCACCGTCAGCATTCACCATGTCGCCGATAACGCCGAAGACGCCGCCCACCAAGCGCGCACAGCAGGGCAAACGGCCAAAATGGGCGGCACTTTTGTCGTTACTTCATCCGAACAAATGACTGCGGTGGGGGAACACGTCAGCCAATCGGCGACGCAAATGTCCGATTTAGAACGCGACGTCAGCGAAATTGGCAAAATGGCCTCGATGATTCGCGATGTCGCCGATCAAACCAATTTGCTAGCCCTCAATGCCGCCATTGAAGCGGCCCGCGCTGGCGAAAGCGGCCGCGGCTTTGCTGTAGTCGCCGATGAAGTCCGCAAACTGGCCGAACGCACCACCCGATCAGCGCATGAAATTAGCACCATGATTGGCCGAATTCAGCAGGGCAGCTCGTCTGTGAACCAATATATGGCCGACAGCGTAGGCAGCGTTCAAGACGCCACACACAGCTCGGCATCGGCCGCGCTGGCGATGAATGAAATTGAACAAAATACCAATGCCGTAGTGAGCTCGATCAGCAATATCAGCGACTCGCTCAAAGAGCAAAAGCTCGCCGGACAAGACCTCGCCGCGCGGATGGAAAAAGTATCGCAAATGGCCGAAGAAAATGGCGATACCGTACTGCATCTAGCCTGCACCGCCAATCAGCTATCGAGTTTGGCCGAGCAATTGCAATCGGCAGTCAATCGCTTCCGGATTTAA
- a CDS encoding DUF1428 domain-containing protein, which produces MYIDGFVLAVPTANRTAYQEYALAAAPLFKAHGALSVVESWGVDVPEGKLTSFPLAVQLQADETVVFSWITWPSKAARDAAWEKLMQEPLFDIKTNPMPCDGKRMIFGGFESLLVL; this is translated from the coding sequence ATGTATATCGATGGATTTGTACTCGCCGTTCCCACCGCCAACCGCACCGCCTATCAAGAATACGCCCTCGCCGCAGCGCCACTCTTTAAAGCCCACGGCGCGCTTAGCGTCGTAGAAAGCTGGGGCGTGGACGTACCCGAAGGCAAACTCACCTCATTTCCACTGGCCGTGCAATTACAAGCCGACGAAACCGTGGTGTTTTCGTGGATCACATGGCCATCCAAAGCCGCGCGCGATGCCGCATGGGAAAAGCTTATGCAAGAACCACTATTCGACATCAAAACCAACCCCATGCCTTGCGATGGCAAACGGATGATTTTTGGCGGATTTGAATCACTGCTGGTGCTGTGA
- a CDS encoding PEP-CTERM sorting domain-containing protein translates to MKTLLLKVTASALVLVSAGANAAFIGFGDDLANNKVEIGVDGFSSLSINGIALTLNQLGRIADLSKASFADGTRNTFVGTFIAGAALNGKTAFGYYGQNGSSSGFSFNIQQTGNLATVTGSFQGFELGKSFAANGVDVNPLNGKFNSSGFNTLGYGFGSEKAPVAPVPEPETYALMGMGLLGLLAARRRKKA, encoded by the coding sequence ATGAAAACATTGCTACTTAAAGTAACAGCATCCGCACTGGTATTAGTATCGGCAGGTGCAAATGCTGCATTTATCGGTTTTGGTGATGATCTAGCTAACAATAAAGTTGAAATTGGCGTAGATGGCTTTAGCTCGCTTTCAATCAATGGCATTGCATTGACTCTGAATCAGCTAGGACGTATTGCTGATTTATCGAAAGCATCATTTGCAGATGGCACTCGCAACACTTTCGTGGGTACATTCATCGCTGGTGCCGCATTGAACGGTAAAACGGCATTTGGCTACTATGGACAAAATGGCTCATCGAGCGGTTTTAGCTTCAATATCCAACAAACGGGCAACCTAGCCACTGTAACTGGCAGCTTCCAAGGTTTCGAATTAGGTAAAAGCTTTGCAGCAAATGGCGTTGATGTTAATCCATTAAATGGCAAATTTAATTCAAGTGGTTTCAATACTCTGGGCTATGGTTTCGGTTCAGAAAAAGCACCTGTTGCACCGGTTCCCGAGCCAGAAACATACGCTTTGATGGGCATGGGCTTGCTGGGCTTGCTTGCTGCACGTCGTCGTAAAAAAGCTTAA
- a CDS encoding AIPR family protein, whose translation MHIILKNHISELAEDFQYDGIKDSKLFELFSNYCVISKHFFGRFDPKSVTTDEDDASIDGLAIIVDGDLITTEDDAIEVFKTHKTNLAVDLVFVQSKSGESFTKEDINNFKVGLEDFLSLDPVLPNGKLNTELLAVFNIVLKNLKKVRNRRPNAYIYYCTSGTYKAEREIKASFEIINRCVKESEFFHAVSVTAVGRSEMLKYYVNLTEKNEAKLKLIDFFGMPAMPGIPQSYVALVNAKEFVNSLLIDEDNNLKHYVFEENVRSFLGAENEVNQDIQKTLQDVNKKSLFSVLNNGITIVAPELTLTPNTKELNITNYQIINGCQTSTTLFENKSFLDESSNVVVKFIESPDNESSSDIIAATNSQSNIPQESFFGLKNKAKLVQKYFQVQNQSCPAENNIYFERRQGEFKGVGYQSSRIFDVREIARCYAAMFLNTPHNSARYVKTIFSANGDNLFKEEDHEAYYYASALALYKYQALINGRKIDAQNYVKLRWHIIQGFKLLCHNSMDVPLAGSKKAEKYASKIIDVLNSEKRSYVNIFEKCQHIIDSLGFPTDDEIKRGKFTQELMIAVENEINRKKTRDLESSVV comes from the coding sequence ATGCATATAATTTTAAAAAATCATATTAGCGAGCTTGCTGAAGATTTCCAATATGATGGAATTAAAGATTCAAAATTATTTGAATTGTTTAGCAATTATTGTGTAATATCAAAGCATTTTTTTGGTAGGTTTGATCCTAAATCTGTTACCACTGATGAAGATGATGCATCTATTGATGGATTAGCTATTATTGTTGATGGTGATTTAATAACAACTGAAGATGATGCTATTGAAGTATTTAAAACACATAAGACTAATTTAGCTGTAGATCTGGTTTTCGTGCAATCAAAGAGTGGGGAAAGTTTTACTAAGGAAGATATTAATAATTTTAAAGTTGGACTGGAGGATTTTCTAAGTTTAGATCCAGTATTACCAAATGGAAAATTGAATACTGAATTATTAGCAGTTTTTAATATAGTTTTAAAAAATCTAAAAAAAGTAAGAAATAGAAGGCCAAATGCATATATATACTACTGCACATCTGGTACATATAAGGCTGAACGTGAAATAAAAGCATCGTTTGAAATAATTAATAGATGCGTAAAAGAATCAGAATTTTTTCATGCTGTTTCTGTTACCGCTGTTGGTCGTAGTGAAATGTTGAAATATTATGTTAATTTAACTGAAAAAAATGAAGCTAAATTAAAGTTAATAGATTTTTTTGGAATGCCAGCAATGCCTGGGATTCCACAGTCTTACGTAGCCTTAGTAAATGCTAAGGAGTTCGTTAACTCATTACTTATCGACGAAGATAATAATCTGAAACATTATGTATTTGAAGAAAATGTAAGATCGTTTTTAGGTGCAGAAAATGAAGTAAATCAAGATATACAGAAAACATTACAAGATGTAAATAAAAAATCACTTTTTTCTGTTTTAAATAATGGAATTACTATAGTTGCTCCTGAGTTGACATTGACACCAAATACAAAAGAATTGAATATTACAAACTATCAAATAATTAATGGCTGTCAGACTAGTACTACTTTATTTGAGAATAAATCATTTCTGGATGAATCTTCTAATGTAGTAGTTAAATTTATTGAGTCTCCAGATAATGAATCATCTAGCGATATTATTGCAGCTACAAATAGTCAATCTAATATACCGCAAGAATCTTTTTTTGGATTGAAAAATAAAGCAAAGTTAGTTCAGAAATATTTTCAAGTACAGAATCAAAGCTGCCCAGCTGAAAATAATATATATTTTGAGCGCAGACAAGGTGAGTTTAAAGGTGTTGGTTACCAATCATCTAGAATATTTGATGTACGTGAAATAGCTCGTTGTTATGCCGCAATGTTTTTGAATACGCCGCATAACTCTGCAAGATATGTAAAAACTATTTTTTCAGCAAATGGAGATAATCTATTTAAAGAAGAAGATCATGAAGCATATTATTATGCTTCCGCTCTTGCTTTATATAAATATCAAGCATTGATTAATGGTCGTAAAATTGATGCTCAAAACTATGTAAAATTGCGGTGGCATATAATCCAAGGTTTTAAATTGTTATGCCATAACAGTATGGACGTGCCGCTTGCAGGTTCTAAGAAAGCAGAGAAATATGCAAGTAAGATAATTGATGTTCTTAATTCAGAGAAACGATCATACGTTAATATTTTTGAAAAATGTCAACATATAATTGATTCACTCGGTTTTCCAACAGATGATGAAATAAAGCGTGGTAAATTTACTCAAGAATTAATGATCGCAGTTGAAAATGAAATAAATAGAAAAAAGACTCGTGATTTAGAATCAAGTGTGGTCTGA
- a CDS encoding LysR family transcriptional regulator, producing MSTNDRLLALLPDLAVLVKVVESGSFSAAARALNSPPSSISRQISRLEAALKVQLFVRTTRTLRLTESGQAIVQHATDMLAAARAAVAVSEVRATPQGWVRLSAPKAFAKQVIQPLLGDFLRHYPEVNVQLIVTDRLTDLLQEDIDLAVRITDQPPEGFIAKALMPIEQVLVASSGYLQQRGTPQAPAELTQHDCIYLGEHANDNRWVLRQGEISHSVAVSGRFIANHTEIRLAAALDDWGIASLPHFTAQAALQDGRLTRVLPNWQLQTAYQGTAYLLYPPNRYLAPKVRGLVDWLVLHFESKMKK from the coding sequence ATGAGCACAAATGATCGATTGCTGGCGCTATTGCCGGATTTGGCGGTGCTAGTCAAAGTTGTCGAAAGTGGCAGCTTTTCGGCGGCGGCGCGTGCGCTCAATAGCCCACCGTCGAGCATTAGCCGGCAAATCTCGCGGCTTGAGGCCGCGCTTAAAGTGCAATTGTTTGTTCGAACCACGCGAACGCTGCGCCTGACTGAATCTGGGCAAGCCATCGTGCAACACGCCACCGATATGCTCGCCGCCGCGCGCGCCGCCGTTGCTGTGAGTGAGGTGCGCGCCACGCCGCAAGGCTGGGTGCGGCTATCTGCACCCAAGGCCTTTGCCAAACAAGTGATCCAGCCCTTGCTGGGCGATTTTTTGCGCCACTATCCCGAGGTCAATGTGCAGCTGATTGTCACCGACCGGCTGACCGATTTGCTGCAAGAAGACATCGACTTAGCCGTGCGCATTACCGACCAGCCACCCGAAGGCTTCATCGCCAAAGCGCTAATGCCGATTGAGCAAGTTTTGGTTGCATCCAGTGGGTATCTACAGCAACGCGGCACGCCACAAGCGCCAGCCGAGCTTACCCAGCATGATTGTATTTATCTGGGTGAACACGCCAATGACAATCGCTGGGTACTACGCCAAGGCGAAATCAGCCACAGCGTTGCAGTCAGCGGGCGCTTTATCGCCAACCACACCGAAATCCGCCTCGCCGCCGCACTCGACGATTGGGGCATCGCCAGCCTACCGCACTTCACCGCCCAAGCCGCCCTACAGGACGGCCGCCTCACGCGCGTACTCCCCAACTGGCAACTGCAAACCGCCTACCAAGGCACGGCATATTTGCTCTATCCACCGAATCGGTATTTGGCACCGAAGGTTAGGGGGCTGGTGGATTGGTTGGTGTTGCACTTTGAAAGCAAAATGAAAAAATAA
- a CDS encoding DMT family transporter, giving the protein MRYRLPLPELMLLAVALVWGCSYGVAKMALLYYPVLGFLALRFGITFVLLLPSLRHFRQPAVQNAIRAGLPLGGILLAIFLCETFGLSKTSATNAAFLISLCVVFTPWFEWQILKKPPDLGVWIAAGVALLGAGLIGSKLNMAFNLGDGLILVAALLRALMMVETKRRCTQSPPDMLALTAVQSGVLALGCLILAVLSDALPALPQSMTFWGSTLFLVLLCTLFAFFAQNYAIARSSPSRAAVLLGSEPLFGALFAVMYLGEAFNAQLLIGGGLIVLASLTAVLQPWAGRRWRVALL; this is encoded by the coding sequence ATGCGCTACCGTTTACCGTTACCTGAACTGATGTTATTGGCGGTGGCGCTGGTGTGGGGCTGTAGTTATGGCGTCGCCAAAATGGCGCTGCTGTATTACCCGGTGTTGGGGTTTTTGGCGTTACGCTTTGGGATTACCTTTGTGCTGTTGCTGCCGAGTTTGCGTCATTTTCGTCAGCCGGCGGTGCAAAACGCCATTCGAGCTGGGCTGCCTTTGGGTGGGATTTTATTGGCGATTTTTCTGTGCGAAACCTTTGGCTTAAGCAAAACCTCGGCGACCAATGCCGCGTTTTTGATTTCGCTGTGCGTGGTGTTTACCCCGTGGTTTGAGTGGCAAATCCTAAAAAAACCGCCTGATCTTGGGGTGTGGATCGCCGCCGGTGTGGCGCTATTGGGCGCGGGATTAATTGGTAGCAAGCTAAATATGGCGTTTAATTTAGGCGATGGTTTGATTTTGGTGGCGGCGCTATTGCGGGCGCTGATGATGGTTGAAACCAAGCGCCGCTGTACGCAATCGCCACCGGATATGCTGGCGCTCACGGCGGTGCAATCTGGCGTTTTGGCGTTGGGCTGTCTAATTTTGGCCGTGTTGAGCGACGCATTACCGGCCTTGCCGCAGTCGATGACGTTTTGGGGCAGTACTTTGTTTTTGGTATTGCTGTGTACTTTGTTTGCTTTTTTTGCCCAAAATTATGCCATTGCCCGTAGCTCGCCCTCACGCGCTGCGGTGCTGCTCGGGAGCGAACCCTTATTTGGCGCTTTATTTGCCGTGATGTATCTGGGTGAGGCTTTCAATGCACAACTGCTTATCGGTGGCGGCTTGATTGTGTTAGCCTCTTTGACTGCAGTGCTACAGCCATGGGCGGGTCGTCGTTGGCGGGTGGCGCTGCTTTAG
- a CDS encoding DUF4234 domain-containing protein, which yields MNRKEIIQLMKSQSTWRLYLLSALSLGIYTAFYIQQQSQKLLQIPNMPPISPLLIQGLFGCYMLSAFVTVASFFVPPEHAFNIASSLFSIATSVLAIVWAFQMRSRFNLIFASEASSPDWFHGGWTFLFTVFYINYKFNTLHQDLEEIGYAS from the coding sequence GTGAACCGTAAAGAAATCATCCAATTGATGAAAAGCCAAAGCACTTGGCGTTTGTATTTGCTGAGCGCGCTCAGTTTAGGGATTTACACGGCGTTTTATATCCAGCAGCAAAGCCAAAAATTGCTGCAAATTCCAAATATGCCGCCGATTTCTCCGCTGCTGATTCAAGGGCTATTTGGCTGCTATATGTTGAGCGCGTTTGTTACCGTGGCGTCGTTTTTTGTGCCACCTGAGCATGCGTTTAATATCGCCAGCAGTTTATTCAGTATTGCTACGTCGGTATTAGCGATTGTGTGGGCGTTTCAAATGCGCAGCCGTTTTAATCTGATTTTTGCCAGCGAAGCGAGCAGCCCCGATTGGTTTCATGGCGGTTGGACGTTTTTGTTTACGGTGTTTTATATCAATTACAAATTCAATACGCTGCACCAAGATTTAGAAGAAATCGGCTACGCCAGCTAA